The Rhodococcus sp. X156 genome window below encodes:
- the sucB gene encoding 2-oxoglutarate dehydrogenase, E2 component, dihydrolipoamide succinyltransferase, producing the protein MAFSVQMPALGESVTEGTVTRWLKQEGDTVAVDEPLLEVSTDKVDTEIPSPAAGVLQRIVAAEDETVEIGAELAVIAEEGESTDDGGDSADDTAEQDSTEDEDSAPEPEAEESGAEESSTEESGAEESSQDQDEAEQAPAGGAKPNKGGSGTDVTMPELGESVTEGIITRWLKQVGDEVAVDEPLVEISTDKVDTEIPSPVAGVLLEQTAAEDDTVEVGGVLGKIGSADDASAGADDTDDSEPEQETAEGEATQDETAQRAETDDAAEEAAEEQEAAEPAKAESKPAEAKPADSKPADSKPDASTSAGDKGSAPYVTPLVRKLANQKGVDLDSLTGTGVGGRIRKQDVLAAAEAKDADSQQAAPAEEAASTSDTGRSPAATAGVRPELAALRGTKQKANRIRQITATKTRESLQTTAQLTQTFEVDMSRVAALRTRAKASFQKSEGVNLTFLPFFAKAVVEALKAHPNVNASYNEDAKEITYHGAVHLAIAVDTPNGLLSPVIHNAGDLSLAGLARAIADLADRTRNNKLKPDELSGGTFTITNIGSQGALFDTPILVPPQAGMLGTGAIVKRPVVVTDELGNDSLAIRSMCFLPLTYDHRLIDGADAGRFLTTVKQRLEDAAFEADLGL; encoded by the coding sequence ATGGCCTTCTCCGTCCAGATGCCGGCCCTCGGTGAGAGCGTCACCGAGGGCACCGTCACCCGCTGGCTCAAGCAGGAGGGCGACACGGTAGCCGTCGACGAGCCGCTGCTCGAGGTCTCCACCGACAAGGTCGACACCGAGATCCCCTCGCCGGCCGCCGGCGTGCTGCAGCGCATCGTCGCCGCCGAGGACGAGACGGTCGAGATCGGCGCCGAGCTCGCCGTCATCGCCGAGGAGGGTGAGTCCACCGACGACGGTGGAGACTCCGCCGACGACACCGCCGAGCAGGACAGCACCGAGGACGAGGACTCCGCTCCGGAGCCCGAGGCCGAGGAGTCCGGCGCCGAGGAGTCGAGCACCGAGGAGTCCGGCGCAGAGGAGTCCAGCCAGGACCAGGACGAGGCTGAGCAGGCACCGGCCGGTGGCGCCAAGCCCAACAAGGGTGGCTCCGGCACCGACGTGACCATGCCCGAGCTGGGCGAGAGCGTCACCGAGGGCATCATCACCCGCTGGCTCAAGCAGGTCGGTGACGAGGTCGCCGTGGACGAGCCCCTGGTGGAGATCTCCACCGACAAGGTCGACACCGAGATCCCCTCCCCCGTGGCCGGCGTGCTCCTGGAGCAGACCGCCGCCGAGGACGACACCGTCGAGGTCGGCGGGGTGCTGGGCAAGATCGGCTCCGCCGACGACGCCTCCGCCGGGGCCGACGACACCGACGACAGCGAGCCCGAGCAGGAGACTGCCGAGGGCGAGGCCACCCAGGACGAGACGGCGCAGCGCGCCGAGACCGACGACGCCGCGGAGGAGGCCGCCGAGGAGCAGGAGGCGGCCGAGCCGGCCAAGGCCGAGTCCAAGCCCGCCGAAGCCAAGCCTGCTGACTCCAAGCCTGCCGACTCCAAGCCGGACGCGAGCACCTCGGCTGGGGACAAGGGCTCCGCGCCCTACGTGACCCCGCTGGTGCGCAAGCTCGCCAACCAGAAGGGCGTGGACCTCGACTCGCTCACCGGCACCGGGGTGGGTGGCCGCATCCGCAAGCAGGACGTGCTCGCCGCCGCCGAGGCCAAGGACGCCGACTCCCAGCAGGCCGCTCCGGCCGAGGAGGCCGCCAGCACCAGCGACACCGGCCGCTCCCCCGCGGCCACCGCTGGCGTGCGTCCCGAGCTGGCCGCCCTGCGTGGCACCAAGCAGAAGGCCAACCGGATCCGGCAGATCACCGCCACCAAGACGCGGGAGTCGCTGCAGACCACCGCGCAGCTCACCCAGACCTTCGAGGTCGACATGTCTCGGGTGGCGGCGCTGCGCACGCGGGCCAAGGCCTCGTTCCAGAAGTCCGAGGGCGTCAACCTGACGTTCCTGCCGTTCTTCGCCAAGGCCGTGGTGGAGGCGCTCAAGGCGCATCCCAACGTCAACGCCTCCTACAACGAGGACGCCAAGGAGATCACCTACCACGGCGCGGTGCACCTGGCGATCGCCGTGGACACCCCCAACGGGCTGCTCTCCCCGGTGATCCACAACGCCGGCGACCTGTCCCTGGCTGGGCTGGCCCGGGCCATCGCCGACCTGGCCGACCGCACCCGCAACAACAAGCTCAAGCCCGACGAGCTCTCCGGCGGCACGTTCACCATCACCAACATCGGCAGCCAGGGCGCCCTGTTCGACACCCCGATCCTGGTCCCGCCGCAGGCGGGCATGCTCGGCACGGGCGCCATCGTCAAGCGGCCGGTCGTGGTCACCGACGAGCTCGGCAACGACTCGCTGGCGATCCGGTCGATGTGCTTCCTGCCGCTCACCTACGACCACCGCCTCATCGACGGTGCCGACGCCGGACGCTTCCTGACCACGGTCAAGCAGCGACTGGAGGACGCAGCGTTCGAGGCTGACCTCGGTCTGTAG
- a CDS encoding TIGR01777 family oxidoreductase, which produces MRVVVAGSSGLIGTALVAHLRAGGHEVLRLVRRTAGAGDEHEWDPAAGHGADAALDGADAVVNLCGVGIGDKRWTGSYKQQIRDSRIAPTEVLARAVLAQGVPTFLSASAVGYYGDTGDAVVTEASPAGPDFLSQVCADWEGAALPAAAAARVVLLRTGLVLAPSGGLLGRLKPLYSLGLGGRLGSGRQYYPWVSLDDQVAAIAFALENPAISGPMNVTGPAPVTNAEFSRALAAVLHRPAPWVVPGFALRAVLGEFATEGVLAGQRAVPAVLQQAGYRFRHADVASALRAACR; this is translated from the coding sequence ATGCGCGTGGTCGTCGCCGGCTCCTCCGGCCTGATCGGCACAGCCCTGGTGGCTCACCTGCGCGCAGGTGGGCACGAGGTGCTGCGGCTGGTCCGGCGCACGGCGGGAGCCGGCGACGAGCACGAGTGGGACCCTGCGGCCGGCCACGGTGCCGACGCCGCGCTCGACGGCGCCGACGCCGTGGTGAACCTCTGCGGCGTCGGCATCGGCGACAAGCGCTGGACCGGCAGCTACAAGCAGCAGATCCGGGACAGCCGCATCGCCCCTACCGAGGTGCTGGCCCGGGCAGTGCTCGCCCAGGGCGTGCCCACCTTCCTCAGCGCCAGTGCCGTCGGCTACTACGGCGACACCGGCGACGCGGTGGTCACCGAGGCGTCCCCGGCCGGACCGGACTTCCTCTCCCAGGTCTGCGCCGACTGGGAGGGCGCCGCCCTGCCCGCGGCAGCGGCCGCCCGCGTGGTGCTGCTGCGCACCGGGCTGGTCCTCGCCCCCAGCGGCGGACTGCTGGGCCGGCTCAAGCCGCTGTACTCCCTGGGCCTGGGCGGGCGCCTGGGCAGCGGCCGGCAGTACTACCCGTGGGTCTCCCTGGACGACCAGGTCGCCGCCATCGCCTTCGCGCTGGAGAACCCAGCCATCTCCGGCCCGATGAACGTCACCGGGCCCGCGCCGGTCACCAACGCCGAGTTCTCCCGTGCGCTCGCCGCGGTGCTGCACCGCCCCGCCCCGTGGGTGGTGCCCGGCTTCGCCCTGCGCGCCGTCCTCGGGGAGTTCGCCACCGAGGGCGTGCTGGCCGGGCAGCGGGCCGTGCCCGCGGTGCTGCAGCAGGCCGGCTACCGGTTCCGGCACGCTGACGTGGCGTCCGCCCTACGGGCAGCCTGCCGCTGA
- the lipB gene encoding lipoyl(octanoyl) transferase LipB encodes MSAPTRSLRAGHDAVVVSRHGLLDYTEALALQRAHAAARADGTGADTLMLLEHPPVYTAGRRTTDEERPTDGTPVIDVDRGGKITWHGPGQLVGYPIIGLAEPLDVVDYVRRLEQALITVCDDLGVPTGRVDGRSGVWLAATSTQPERKIAAIGVRVQRGVTLHGFALNCSADLRSFDSIVPCGITDAGVTSLTRELNRQVEPADVVDAVTTAVLAALEGALPLTERDLPRRPLQVPGLDLHLGSLASSQP; translated from the coding sequence ATGAGCGCACCCACCCGTTCGCTGCGGGCCGGCCACGACGCCGTGGTGGTCTCCCGGCACGGACTCCTCGACTACACCGAGGCCCTGGCCCTGCAGCGCGCCCACGCTGCGGCCCGCGCCGACGGCACCGGTGCGGACACGCTGATGCTGCTGGAGCACCCGCCGGTGTACACCGCGGGGCGGCGCACCACCGACGAGGAGCGCCCCACCGACGGCACCCCGGTGATCGACGTGGACCGCGGCGGCAAGATCACCTGGCACGGCCCCGGCCAGCTGGTCGGCTACCCCATCATCGGGCTGGCCGAGCCGCTCGACGTGGTGGACTACGTCCGGCGCCTGGAGCAGGCCCTGATCACCGTCTGCGACGACCTCGGCGTGCCCACGGGACGCGTGGACGGCCGGTCCGGGGTGTGGCTGGCGGCCACCAGCACCCAGCCCGAGCGCAAGATCGCCGCCATCGGCGTGCGGGTGCAGCGCGGGGTCACCCTGCACGGGTTCGCCCTCAACTGCAGTGCCGACCTGCGCAGCTTCGACAGCATCGTTCCGTGCGGCATCACCGACGCCGGGGTCACCTCGCTCACCCGCGAGCTGAACCGGCAGGTCGAGCCCGCCGACGTGGTCGACGCCGTCACCACCGCGGTGCTGGCCGCGCTCGAGGGTGCGCTGCCGCTGACCGAGCGGGACCTGCCGCGGCGCCCCCTGCAGGTACCCGGCCTTGACCTGCACCTGGGTTCCCTGGCCAGCAGCCAACCCTGA
- a CDS encoding oxidoreductase — translation MNVRATRPTWTEIDMLDQSGRTIVVTGGTGALGLRSACALAERGGKVLITARNPERGAAALEEVTACATGQRPELVQLDLGDLSSVRHAAADIRERTGDSVHALINNAGIMAPPLTLTVDGFESQWATNHLGHAALTWLLYPALTATQGARVVTVSSVTARFAKISPLRLDAQSRGADYNPQSAYSRSKLANLLFAFELHRRLRVDAPHVLSVAAHPGFAATNLANSMQRGPRSLTGRVTEFGIGLLGQTPRRGALPQLYAATAPGVLSGEYYGPSGLGQLRGAPELIGPSPVAQDERLAKVVWSLSGQQSGIVPAPSLIHPSGPSNRISHG, via the coding sequence ATGAACGTTCGAGCGACGCGCCCCACGTGGACCGAGATCGACATGCTGGACCAGAGCGGCCGCACCATCGTGGTGACCGGTGGGACTGGGGCGCTGGGTCTGCGGTCGGCCTGTGCGCTGGCCGAGCGTGGGGGCAAGGTGCTCATCACCGCCCGCAACCCCGAGCGGGGGGCTGCTGCGCTCGAGGAGGTCACCGCCTGCGCCACCGGGCAGCGCCCCGAGCTGGTGCAGCTCGACCTGGGGGACCTCAGCTCGGTGCGCCACGCCGCGGCCGACATCCGCGAGCGCACCGGTGACTCCGTGCACGCGCTGATCAACAACGCCGGCATCATGGCTCCGCCGCTGACCCTCACGGTGGACGGCTTCGAGTCACAGTGGGCCACCAACCACCTGGGCCACGCTGCGCTCACCTGGCTGCTCTACCCCGCGCTGACCGCCACCCAGGGCGCTCGGGTGGTCACCGTCTCCAGCGTCACCGCACGCTTCGCCAAGATCTCCCCGCTGCGACTGGACGCGCAGAGCCGCGGCGCCGACTACAACCCGCAGTCCGCCTACTCCCGCTCCAAGCTGGCCAACCTGCTCTTCGCCTTCGAGCTGCACCGCCGTCTGCGGGTGGATGCCCCGCACGTGCTGAGCGTGGCTGCGCACCCCGGCTTTGCCGCCACCAACCTGGCCAACAGCATGCAGCGCGGCCCGCGCAGCCTCACCGGCCGCGTCACGGAGTTCGGCATCGGCCTGCTGGGCCAGACGCCTCGCCGGGGTGCGCTGCCCCAGCTCTACGCGGCCACCGCGCCCGGAGTGCTCAGTGGCGAGTACTACGGCCCCTCCGGACTCGGGCAGCTGCGCGGCGCCCCAGAGCTCATCGGGCCCTCCCCCGTCGCCCAGGACGAGCGGCTGGCCAAGGTGGTGTGGTCGCTCAGCGGGCAGCAGTCCGGCATCGTTCCCGCGCCCAGCCTCATCCACCCGTCGGGACCGTCCAACCGCATCTCGCACGGCTGA
- the lipA gene encoding lipoyl synthase: MTVAPEGRKLLRIETRNAETPIERKPSWIRTTAKMGPQFTELKGLVKREGLHTVCEEAGCPNIYECWEDREATFLIGGEQCTRRCDFCQIDTGKPAALDRDEPRRVAESVQAMGLRYSTITGVARDDLPDGGAWLYAETVRRIHHLNPDTGVELLIPDFTAQPDQLAEVFSSRPEVLAHNVETVPRIFKRIRPAFRYQRSLDVITAAREDGLVTKSNLILGMGETFDEVIEAMSDLQQAGCEILTITQYLRPSPLHHPVDRWVKPEEFIAHSEAATAMGFSAVMSGPLVRSSYRAGRLFTQAVTHRGDAVPENLRHLAEAGTARQEASALLAR, encoded by the coding sequence GTGACTGTGGCACCAGAGGGACGCAAGCTTCTCCGCATCGAGACCCGCAACGCCGAGACGCCGATCGAGCGCAAGCCGAGCTGGATCCGCACCACCGCGAAGATGGGCCCCCAGTTCACCGAGCTCAAGGGCCTGGTGAAGCGGGAGGGCCTGCACACGGTGTGCGAGGAGGCGGGCTGTCCCAACATCTACGAGTGCTGGGAAGACCGCGAGGCGACCTTCCTGATCGGCGGCGAGCAGTGCACCCGCCGCTGCGACTTCTGCCAGATCGACACCGGCAAGCCCGCCGCGCTCGACCGCGACGAGCCGCGCCGGGTGGCCGAGAGCGTGCAGGCGATGGGCCTGCGCTACTCCACCATCACCGGCGTCGCCCGCGACGACCTGCCCGACGGCGGTGCGTGGCTGTACGCCGAGACCGTCCGCCGCATCCACCACCTCAACCCGGACACCGGCGTGGAGCTGCTCATCCCTGACTTCACCGCCCAGCCCGACCAGCTGGCCGAGGTCTTCTCCTCCCGCCCGGAGGTGCTGGCCCACAACGTGGAGACCGTGCCCCGGATCTTCAAGCGGATCCGTCCCGCCTTCCGCTACCAGCGCTCGCTGGACGTCATCACCGCCGCCCGCGAGGACGGCCTGGTCACCAAGTCCAACCTGATCCTGGGCATGGGCGAGACCTTCGACGAGGTGATCGAGGCGATGTCGGACCTGCAGCAGGCCGGCTGCGAGATCCTCACCATCACCCAGTACCTGCGGCCCAGCCCGCTGCACCACCCCGTGGACCGCTGGGTCAAGCCGGAGGAGTTCATCGCTCACTCCGAGGCGGCCACCGCCATGGGCTTCTCCGCCGTGATGTCCGGGCCGCTGGTGCGCTCCAGCTACCGCGCCGGACGGCTGTTCACCCAGGCCGTCACCCACCGGGGCGACGCCGTGCCGGAGAACCTGCGCCACCTCGCCGAGGCCGGCACGGCCCGCCAGGAGGCCAGCGCGCTGCTCGCGCGCTGA
- a CDS encoding DUF4191 domain-containing protein yields MAKGKPDKAAKAEARRVRKQASKERRGQMWQAFQMQRKEDKALLPILVGTVVLTTLVLFGLGYLIGIQWLTLPFGLVMGVLIAFVVFGRRLQRSVYTKAEGQPGAAGWALENMRGAWRVKSAVAATTQFDAVHRVVGRPGVILVAEGAPHRVKGLLAQEKKKVARLVGDTPIYDIVVGNEEGQVPLSKLQRHVAKLPRNIDTKRMDTIDSRLSALSSRGGGPAIPKGPNPAGAKIRNPQRTARRR; encoded by the coding sequence ATGGCGAAGGGCAAGCCCGACAAGGCGGCAAAAGCAGAGGCTCGGCGCGTGCGCAAGCAGGCGTCGAAGGAGCGTCGTGGCCAGATGTGGCAGGCGTTCCAGATGCAGCGCAAGGAGGACAAGGCGCTGCTGCCGATCCTGGTGGGCACCGTGGTGCTCACCACCCTGGTGCTCTTCGGGCTCGGCTACCTCATCGGCATCCAGTGGCTCACGCTGCCGTTCGGCCTCGTCATGGGTGTGCTCATCGCGTTCGTCGTGTTCGGCCGCCGCCTGCAGCGCAGCGTCTACACCAAGGCTGAGGGCCAGCCCGGTGCCGCCGGGTGGGCGCTGGAGAACATGCGTGGCGCGTGGCGGGTCAAGTCCGCCGTCGCTGCCACCACCCAGTTCGACGCCGTGCACCGCGTGGTCGGGCGTCCCGGCGTCATCCTGGTCGCCGAGGGTGCCCCGCACCGGGTGAAGGGCCTGCTGGCGCAGGAGAAGAAGAAGGTCGCCCGCCTGGTCGGCGACACCCCCATCTACGACATCGTGGTGGGCAACGAGGAGGGCCAGGTTCCGCTGAGCAAGCTGCAGCGGCACGTGGCCAAGCTGCCTCGCAACATCGACACCAAGCGGATGGACACCATCGACTCCCGGCTGTCGGCACTGAGCTCGCGCGGCGGTGGCCCGGCCATCCCCAAGGGCCCCAACCCCGCCGGCGCCAAGATCCGCAACCCGCAGCGCACCGCCCGCCGCCGCTAG
- a CDS encoding RDD family protein, whose protein sequence is MARITGSWLSGSAAGLPMGADGKPARYRGERLGLPETGPRALATVGRRAGGLAIDWAIATVVAAAIGSMSWNLAVWAVVSIISVALFSMTPGQAAVGIGVARVDREAPVGLWRSVVRVALVGLVLPALFTDGDGRGVQDRLTSTAVIRSR, encoded by the coding sequence ATGGCACGAATTACCGGTTCCTGGCTGTCCGGATCGGCAGCGGGGCTGCCCATGGGAGCCGACGGCAAGCCCGCACGCTACCGGGGAGAACGCTTGGGGCTGCCCGAGACTGGGCCACGTGCGCTGGCCACCGTGGGCCGTCGGGCCGGGGGGCTGGCCATCGACTGGGCCATCGCCACGGTGGTCGCCGCGGCGATCGGTTCGATGTCCTGGAACTTGGCCGTCTGGGCGGTTGTGTCGATCATCTCGGTGGCCTTGTTCTCGATGACGCCCGGCCAGGCCGCCGTGGGCATCGGGGTGGCCCGCGTCGACCGGGAGGCGCCGGTGGGGCTGTGGCGCTCCGTCGTGCGCGTCGCCCTGGTGGGGCTCGTGCTGCCGGCGCTGTTCACCGACGGCGACGGCCGCGGCGTGCAGGACCGGCTCACCAGCACCGCCGTGATCCGCTCCCGCTGA
- the glnA gene encoding type I glutamate--ammonia ligase, translating to MFKNSEEVLKYLADEDIEYVDIRFCDLPGVMQHFTVPAKAFTQDVFDDGLAFDGSSVRGFQSIHESDMMLLPDPATAHLDPFRAAKTLNMSFFVHDPFTRESYSRDPRNVARKAEEYLASTGIADTCFFGAEAEFYIFDSVTFDSQPNGTFYKLDAEAGWWNTGRENELDGSPNLGHKTRYKGGYFPVAPADHYVDLRDTMSTNLQNAGFELERLHSEVGSGGQAEINYKFNTLLHAADDVMRFKYIIKNTAKAAGKTVTFMPKPLFGDNGSGMHCHQSLWKDGVPLFHDEAGYAGLSDVARHYIGGILHHAPSLLAFTNPTVNSYHRLVPGYEAPINLVYSQRNRSACVRIPITGNNPKAKRIEFRSPDSSGNPYLAFAAMMMAGLDGVKNKIEPAAPVDKDLYELPPEEAKDIAQAPTSLPAVIDRLEADHDYLLEGGVFTPDLIETWIEMKRTNEIDPVRLRPHPYEFSLYYDC from the coding sequence TTGTTCAAAAATTCTGAAGAGGTCCTGAAGTACCTGGCTGACGAGGACATCGAGTACGTCGACATCAGGTTCTGTGACCTGCCCGGCGTGATGCAGCACTTCACCGTGCCGGCCAAGGCCTTCACCCAGGACGTCTTCGACGACGGCCTCGCCTTCGACGGCTCCTCGGTGCGTGGATTCCAGTCCATCCACGAGTCCGACATGATGCTGCTGCCCGACCCGGCGACGGCGCACCTGGACCCGTTCCGTGCCGCCAAGACGCTGAACATGAGCTTCTTCGTGCACGACCCGTTCACCCGCGAGTCCTACAGCCGCGATCCCCGCAACGTCGCCCGCAAGGCCGAGGAGTACCTGGCCAGCACCGGCATCGCCGACACCTGCTTCTTCGGGGCCGAGGCCGAGTTCTACATCTTCGACTCGGTCACCTTCGACTCCCAGCCCAACGGCACGTTCTACAAGCTCGACGCCGAGGCGGGCTGGTGGAACACCGGCCGCGAGAACGAGCTGGACGGTTCCCCCAACCTGGGGCACAAGACCCGCTACAAGGGTGGCTACTTCCCCGTGGCCCCGGCCGACCACTACGTCGACCTGCGCGACACGATGTCCACCAACCTGCAGAACGCCGGCTTCGAGCTGGAGCGCCTGCACAGCGAGGTGGGCTCCGGCGGCCAGGCCGAGATCAACTACAAGTTCAACACCCTGCTGCACGCAGCCGACGACGTGATGCGCTTCAAGTACATCATCAAGAACACCGCCAAGGCCGCGGGCAAGACGGTGACGTTCATGCCCAAGCCGCTCTTCGGTGACAACGGCTCCGGCATGCACTGCCACCAGTCGCTGTGGAAGGACGGCGTGCCGCTGTTCCACGACGAGGCCGGCTACGCGGGCCTGTCCGACGTCGCCCGGCACTACATCGGCGGCATCCTGCACCACGCCCCGAGCCTGCTGGCGTTCACCAACCCGACGGTGAACTCCTACCACCGCCTGGTGCCGGGCTACGAGGCGCCGATCAACCTGGTGTACTCCCAGCGCAACCGCTCGGCGTGTGTCCGCATCCCGATCACGGGCAACAACCCCAAGGCCAAGCGCATCGAGTTCCGCTCCCCCGACTCCTCGGGCAACCCGTACCTGGCCTTCGCCGCCATGATGATGGCTGGCCTGGACGGGGTGAAGAACAAGATCGAGCCCGCCGCCCCGGTGGACAAGGACCTCTACGAGCTGCCGCCCGAGGAGGCCAAGGACATCGCGCAGGCTCCGACCTCGCTGCCCGCCGTGATCGACCGCCTCGAGGCCGACCACGACTACCTGCTCGAGGGTGGTGTCTTCACGCCCGACCTCATCGAGACCTGGATCGAGATGAAGCGCACCAACGAGATCGACCCCGTCCGGCTGCGCCCGCACCCGTACGAGTTCTCCCTGTACTACGACTGCTGA
- a CDS encoding heme ABC transporter ATP-binding protein translates to MRLPFGRAPEGAPATAPAGTPLLSCAGVVVRRGGRTVLDDFTVQVRAGEVLVLVGPNGAGKSTALGVLAGDVAPAAGAVRLHQRALSQFSDGERARRRAVLPQQHGVGFPFSAHEVVAMGRHPWAATSMPADDERIIAASMAAADVAHLDQRRFTELSGGERARVALARVLAQDTQVLLLDEPTAALDIGHQEAVMDLMRRRAEQGCAVVVVLHDLSAAAVHADRVVVLGDGRVVGCGSPEEVLRPDLLSELYGVSIDVIRHPRTQVPIVVPTRG, encoded by the coding sequence ATGCGCCTGCCGTTCGGGCGTGCCCCCGAGGGTGCACCGGCGACCGCGCCGGCCGGGACCCCACTGCTCAGCTGCGCCGGGGTGGTGGTGCGCCGCGGGGGGCGCACCGTGCTGGACGACTTCACGGTGCAGGTGCGGGCCGGGGAGGTGCTGGTGCTGGTGGGTCCCAACGGGGCGGGCAAGTCCACCGCCCTCGGCGTGCTCGCCGGCGACGTGGCACCCGCAGCCGGCGCCGTGCGGCTGCACCAGCGCGCGCTCAGCCAGTTCTCCGACGGGGAGCGGGCCCGGCGCCGCGCGGTGCTGCCGCAGCAGCACGGGGTGGGCTTTCCCTTCAGCGCCCACGAGGTGGTGGCGATGGGGCGCCACCCCTGGGCGGCGACCAGCATGCCCGCTGACGACGAGCGCATCATCGCCGCGTCGATGGCCGCAGCCGACGTCGCCCACCTCGACCAGCGCCGGTTCACCGAGCTCTCCGGCGGCGAGCGCGCCCGGGTGGCGCTGGCCCGGGTGCTGGCCCAGGACACCCAGGTGCTGCTGCTGGACGAGCCCACCGCGGCGCTGGACATCGGCCACCAGGAGGCGGTGATGGACCTGATGCGCCGCCGCGCCGAGCAGGGCTGCGCCGTGGTGGTGGTGCTGCACGACCTGTCCGCGGCCGCGGTGCACGCCGACCGCGTGGTGGTGCTCGGTGACGGGCGGGTGGTGGGCTGTGGCAGCCCCGAGGAGGTGCTGCGCCCCGACCTGCTCTCCGAGCTCTACGGGGTGTCCATCGACGTCATCCGCCATCCCCGCACCCAGGTGCCCATCGTGGTGCCCACCCGCGGCTAG
- a CDS encoding iron ABC transporter permease, translating to MQPTLRRTLLPVLVLATVAAAILAACIGQVPTSPTEVLGVLLHGVGLDWLDSPAHPAATDTLWHVRFPRVALGLLVGAALGCAGALLQGAFANPLAEPGVIGVSSGAAVGASAAIVIGGAGTAVWGVAGAAFVGGLLTTMLVYAMARSHQRTDVITLVLAGVAINAVAGGLIALFTYISSPTARDQIVFWQLGTLGSATWEAVALATGPIVLGALGAVLLSHQLDLLALGEAPARHLGVNVERLRLSVVALVALLVAAAVAFTGIIAFVGLVVPHAVRMLVGPGHRLLVPASAVAGALVLLVADMGARTLVHNADLPLGMLTALVGGPVFFVLILRTRARQGGWS from the coding sequence CTGCAGCCCACGCTGCGCCGCACGCTGCTGCCTGTCCTGGTGCTGGCCACGGTGGCCGCGGCCATCCTCGCCGCCTGCATCGGGCAGGTCCCCACCTCGCCCACCGAGGTGCTCGGCGTGCTGCTGCACGGGGTGGGCCTGGACTGGCTGGACAGCCCCGCCCACCCGGCGGCCACCGACACCCTCTGGCACGTCCGCTTCCCGCGGGTGGCGCTGGGGCTGCTGGTCGGGGCGGCGCTGGGCTGCGCGGGGGCCCTGCTGCAGGGCGCCTTCGCCAACCCCCTGGCCGAGCCCGGCGTCATCGGGGTGTCCTCCGGTGCGGCGGTGGGTGCCAGTGCCGCCATCGTCATCGGCGGCGCCGGCACCGCGGTGTGGGGCGTGGCCGGCGCCGCCTTCGTCGGTGGCCTGCTCACCACCATGCTGGTCTACGCGATGGCGCGCTCCCACCAGCGCACCGACGTGATCACGCTGGTGCTGGCGGGCGTGGCCATCAACGCCGTCGCCGGCGGACTGATCGCGCTGTTCACCTACATCAGCTCACCCACCGCCCGCGACCAGATCGTGTTCTGGCAGCTGGGCACCCTGGGCAGCGCCACCTGGGAGGCGGTGGCCCTCGCCACCGGACCCATCGTGCTCGGAGCTCTCGGAGCCGTGCTGCTGTCGCACCAGCTGGACCTGCTGGCCCTGGGGGAGGCCCCCGCGCGCCACCTCGGCGTGAACGTGGAGCGGCTGCGGCTGTCCGTGGTCGCCCTGGTCGCGCTGCTGGTGGCCGCCGCCGTGGCGTTCACCGGCATCATCGCCTTCGTCGGCCTGGTGGTGCCGCACGCGGTGCGCATGCTGGTCGGCCCCGGCCACCGGCTGCTGGTGCCCGCCAGCGCGGTCGCCGGTGCCCTGGTGCTGCTGGTGGCCGACATGGGCGCCCGCACCCTGGTGCACAACGCTGACCTCCCGCTGGGCATGCTCACCGCGCTGGTGGGCGGTCCGGTGTTCTTCGTGCTGATCCTGCGTACCCGTGCTCGCCAGGGCGGCTGGTCGTGA